In the Mastomys coucha isolate ucsf_1 unplaced genomic scaffold, UCSF_Mcou_1 pScaffold18, whole genome shotgun sequence genome, one interval contains:
- the Cplane2 gene encoding ciliogenesis and planar polarity effector 2 isoform X1, translated as MARPPMHGSVIVPDWHETVEGKEYLACILRKNRRREFGLLERPVLPPSVVIDTASYKIFVSGKSGVGKTALVAKLAGLEVPIVHHETTGPLRFPCISSETTFSWRGPTLPGLPRTPEEQACYFLSLRILPGIQTTVVFWPAKLKASDRVVMFRFEFWDCGESALKKFDHMLPACKENADAFLFLFSFTDRASFEDLPGQLTRVAGEAPGVVKIVIGSKFDQYMHTDVPERDLTAFRQAWELPLFRVKSVPGRRLADGRTLDGRAGLADTAHILNGLAEQLWHQDQVAAGLLPSSPESAPG; from the exons ATGGCCAGACCTCCCATGCACGGCTCCGTGATTGTCCCAGACTGGCACGAGACGGTCGAGGGCAAGGAGTACTTAGCCTGCATCCTGCGCAAGAATCGCCGGCGGGAGTTTG GGCTGCTTGAGCGCCCGGTGCTGCCCCCTTCCGTGGTCATTGATACCGCCAGCTACAAGATCTTTGTGTCCGGGAAGAGTGGTGTGGGCAAGACAGCGCTGGTGGCGAAGCTGGCTGGACTGGAAGTGCCTATAGTACACCATGAGACAACTG GACCTTTGAGGTTCCCCTGTATAAGCAGTGAGACTACTTTCTCCTGGCGAGGGCCAACTCTGCCTGGTCTACCAAGGACTCCTGAAGAGCAAGCCTGTTATTTCCTGAGTCTGAGGATTCTCCCAG GGATTCAGACGACTGTGGTGTTTTGGCCAGCCAAGCTGAAGGCCAGCGACCGTGTTGTCATGTTCCGTTTCGAATTCTGGGACTGTGGGGAGTCCGCGCTCAAGAAGTTTGACCACATGCTGCCG GCGTGTAAAGAGAATGCGgatgccttcctcttcctcttttccttcacGGACCGCGCCTCCTTCGAAGACCTTCCCGGACAGTTGACACGTGTAGCCGGGGAAGCTCCTGGGGTCGTCAAGATAGTGATTGGCTCCAA GTTCGACCAGTACATGCACACAGACGTGCCAGAGCGAGACCTCACAGCCTTCCGGCAGGCCTGGGAACTGCCCTTGTTTCGGGTGAAGAGTGTGCCGGGGCGGCGGCTGGCAGACGGACGAACACTGGATGGGCGCGCTGGGCTGGCTGACACAGCCCATATACTCAATGGCCTTGCAGAACAGTTGTGGCACCAGGACCAGGTGGCAGCCGGCCTGCTCCCGAGCTCCCCAGAGAGTGCTCCTGGCTGA
- the Cplane2 gene encoding ciliogenesis and planar polarity effector 2 isoform X2: MARPPMHGSVIVPDWHETVEGKEYLACILRKNRRREFGLLERPVLPPSVVIDTASYKIFVSGKSGVGKTALVAKLAGLEVPIVHHETTGIQTTVVFWPAKLKASDRVVMFRFEFWDCGESALKKFDHMLPACKENADAFLFLFSFTDRASFEDLPGQLTRVAGEAPGVVKIVIGSKFDQYMHTDVPERDLTAFRQAWELPLFRVKSVPGRRLADGRTLDGRAGLADTAHILNGLAEQLWHQDQVAAGLLPSSPESAPG; the protein is encoded by the exons ATGGCCAGACCTCCCATGCACGGCTCCGTGATTGTCCCAGACTGGCACGAGACGGTCGAGGGCAAGGAGTACTTAGCCTGCATCCTGCGCAAGAATCGCCGGCGGGAGTTTG GGCTGCTTGAGCGCCCGGTGCTGCCCCCTTCCGTGGTCATTGATACCGCCAGCTACAAGATCTTTGTGTCCGGGAAGAGTGGTGTGGGCAAGACAGCGCTGGTGGCGAAGCTGGCTGGACTGGAAGTGCCTATAGTACACCATGAGACAACTG GGATTCAGACGACTGTGGTGTTTTGGCCAGCCAAGCTGAAGGCCAGCGACCGTGTTGTCATGTTCCGTTTCGAATTCTGGGACTGTGGGGAGTCCGCGCTCAAGAAGTTTGACCACATGCTGCCG GCGTGTAAAGAGAATGCGgatgccttcctcttcctcttttccttcacGGACCGCGCCTCCTTCGAAGACCTTCCCGGACAGTTGACACGTGTAGCCGGGGAAGCTCCTGGGGTCGTCAAGATAGTGATTGGCTCCAA GTTCGACCAGTACATGCACACAGACGTGCCAGAGCGAGACCTCACAGCCTTCCGGCAGGCCTGGGAACTGCCCTTGTTTCGGGTGAAGAGTGTGCCGGGGCGGCGGCTGGCAGACGGACGAACACTGGATGGGCGCGCTGGGCTGGCTGACACAGCCCATATACTCAATGGCCTTGCAGAACAGTTGTGGCACCAGGACCAGGTGGCAGCCGGCCTGCTCCCGAGCTCCCCAGAGAGTGCTCCTGGCTGA